From the Candidatus Saccharibacteria bacterium genome, the window AGTTCTTCGAAATAAAAAATAGCTCAATCTTGAGCTCGTCTTTGTATTGCACGAGGTTATTTGCCCAGGCGAATACATCGGTTTCTTGGTACGAATCGATTTCTTTTTGTCGCTGCGCCTCTACGGTGTTTTCATCCATAGCAAGCATTGTACCACTGAACACTTGGTTATGCTGCTGTGTTATATACTATTTTTTGCGCAAGAAAAGCTTTAGAAAACCCAACAGGAGGGCAAGGAGGCCAGCGTTTTTCTTGTTGAACAAGCCAGATACGGCGTCGCCTATGCCGGCGTCTCCCTTCCCGCTCTTTTGCCCGAGCAAAATGTTCACGAGACCACCCACATCCAGACCGTCTGATTGTTTCTGCTTGCCAAGCTGGCCGAGAACAATCGGTGCAAGTGTTGTCAGTATATCACTCGCAGCAGCACCGCTCACCCCTGAGTTCTGCGCCACACTGTCCGTAACTTTACCCGTATTTTTTCCAAAAATATGTTCAAGGATTTTACCGCCGTCTAATTTTGTCGAATCACTGCCGACCGCACCCGCAAGGTCATCGAGAATGGAGCCGTTATGGTCTTTGGCAAGAGCAGTATCGAGCTTTTTTGCTCCTTTACTGCTACCGGCCTCCTGCTGCAAGCCACTAAGTATAGCCGTGAGCGCCGAATCCATCGCAGAATTTGTGCTGTTTCCATCCAGTCCGTTCCGTGAGCCTAATTTTTCAGCGGCAGCACCAGAGAGTTGTTCAAGGAGTACCTGTTTTATATCCATAGCTATTTCTCGCACGCAATGCCGTCGCTGTCGCGGTCGAGACGCGGTTCGTAACTTGCGTTTGAACGCTTGATGTTAAAGACGCCTGCTTCAAATGCGGCTGTACAGTTTTCAAACTTGCGGCCGCCAGAATCTTTACTTTCCTTCTGAGCCGCAACTTTCTGCTTCGCCTCGGCACTTGGTGTATTAAGCGGGTCAGCCTTACCAGCTACTTCGCCATTTGGCTGGGTTTGAAGCGGTGAGTATTTACCGTTTACATTAGCCTGGGACGGATTTGTCAGAATAACCCCCGCGTACCCAGCCCATGCCACTGCCAGGCCGAGCAACGCTTTTGCCCACGGGCTTTTTTTGAATCCTTCTGGGTCACGCACGTACCAAATCACTGCCGCCACTATTGGAATAATTGGTAGCACAATAAGCCACAGCAACCAGCCGACGATGATAGTACGACTCGTTGTCCAGTTTTGGTACTTATGTCGTGTCAGCGGAAAGCGCGACACAATCCAAACAGCCCCACGCAGGAAAAATCCGGGATGCTCATAGGCGTTTCGTTCTTTCAAAACCCGTGCATCTGTTGTATCAGCACTGTAATCAGTCTTGTCGACTTTCTCGGTTTTTTTCAGTTTATGTTCTGACATGGTTTTGCTCCTTATATCACCCTACTCTCACAAATGTACCATAATTTGTACTCAGTACACAGACCTATTTACACATCTGTTACCATATTATCGCGGCTGCGAAAATCCGTTACCAAGAAAACGCCATCAGACTCCTGGCGAAACTGTATGTCGTGCGGGTTCATAAAATAGTCGTTTGAACCGATGATTTGATACATCAGCTCTGCCCGCGCGTCTGGTCGAGTGTGAATGGAATGCCCCTGGTACACAAGAAACTCGGCACTGCCATGTGGCGCAAGGTTTCGGTCAAGCTCAACCACACGGCCAAGCAACCGGATTTTATCGAGTTGGATGTCAAAGTGAGATTCGTTATGTATATGAACTCGTAATTCACTGTGGTCACCGCTCCGGTGAAAATGCGCACTTGCCACCTTTACCACTGGGTAGACCTTGCGGCCAGATGCCTGCAAATACGGATTAGTTCCGTTATGCGCAACCCCGTCGTGCTCCTTTGGATCATCTTGCCCATGTTCAACCTGCGCCACCTCAAAGGCTGGTCGACCGCTTATAATACGTTTCAAAACCGCAAACGGCCCATTGTTTACTTCTGGTTTTTGATTATTTTGTTGCATAGCTTATGGTGACTCTTAATTACGCTCGGCGTAAACGTCGCTTCAGCGGCACAGAAACACGGCGGCGAAATACTCCGCGCAAGAACTCACCAGCCAAGTAGTAGTATGGAAATACCGTCACGACCATGAGCGTACTTGAAAGCAAGCCAAACATGAGCACCACAGCGAGCCCCTGCCAGAAGGGACTAGTCAAGGCAAGCGGGATGATTGAAACAATAGCCGTCAAGCTTGTTGCGACCAGTGGACGGAAGCGTTCGGCCAGAGCCTCATGAGCCGCCTCAACCGGATTCATCCCTGCCCTGCGTGATTGGTTTGCGTAATCAGTGAGCAAAATGGTGTTTTTTATGCTTAGTCCAATCAGCGCAAAGAACCCAAGCATAGCAAAGAAACTAAACGCATTGTCGGTCAGCCAGAGCCCCAGTGTAATCCCAAACAGGCTAAACGGTATGGCCATAAAAATGAGAAGTGGCTGGAGCAGGCTGCGGAACTGAACCGAAAGCACCAGGTAAATCACCAGCAGCACCGCAGGAAATGCGATGGCAAGCGTCTTGAAGCTGTCTTGGTTTTCACTTTCCTGGCCGAAGTTAAAGCTCACCGCGTCTTTTGGCAAGCCATAGCCCGCAACCTTCTCGGTCGTAAAGGTATCTTCAACCGCCTTTTGTGTGGCGGTCACCAGTGCCGTTGTGTCGGTATCGACAAACTTTGCCGTAATACCAATAAACGCTTTACTATCCGCACGAGTCAATACATCCGCGTTGTCGACCAAAACGGTTTCAAACTTGATTTTGCTGTCGTCTATGCGCCGAATATCAGCAGCTCGTAAATATGCTGCGATATCGCTTGCCAGCTTCTCGGCCGCCGGCCGATTCGCATCAGCTGAAACTCGAGCCGTAAAGTCCGAAGCTGGCGGACCGGCGTCAATAGTCGTAACACTAAACTGCGCCTCTTTAAAGTCCTTGAACTCAGCCTTTAAGCGGTCAATGTACTGCGGCGCAGTGGTTTTGCGTTTGTTGTAGTCTTTTAGGTCTATGAAAAATTGTGCACTCTGGGCGTTAGCAATCCCATAGTTCGCGCCCGACACAAAATCTTCACCGAGAACGGTTTTGATTTTTTGCATGGCTGCGTCATTAATCACCTCGGCCCGAGCAATAGTGGTTCCGGTCGGAAAACGAAGCGTTGTCGCGATTTGGTTGGTGTCTTTGGATGGCGGGAAGATGTTGAACGTTACCTTCTGGAACAAGTAACCGCCCGCGCCAATGAAGACAAAGCTGAGGACAATTGCTGCTAGTCCTACACCAAACAGTTTGCGTTTACTGTGCTGCGCCCACAGCATGGGAGCCGCTAGCCACCGCGCGACACGCGCCTCAAAATCGGCTGCCAGTTCATGCTCGGCCTTGGCGCCGACATGTTTTTTGCCAAGCATAATAAACCGCGCATAAAACGGTATGAAGACCAGCGCAACGAGCAGACTAATAAGCAGCGCCGATATAATTGTGATAGGCATAACTCGTATGAACCCGCCCAGTATACCGCCCACAAAAAGAAGTGGCGCAAAGCTAAGTGCCGCCGTAGATGTCGCGGCTATCATAGCACGCCCAACCTTGCCAATGGCCGTTTTCACGATATCGCGAGCATCATTTTTCCGCTTTCGCTGGGCATCGAGCGCCTCGACCACAATAATGGTGTCGTCGACTATAAGCGACAAGCTCAAAATGAGCGCAAACAGCGAAATGGTATTCAGGGTGTAGCCAATGAGCTCAAGCACCCCAAGGGTGGCAAAAATTACCGTCACCATAGACAGCACCGTGATAACAGAGGCGCGCACTGCAATCACAATGGAACCAATCACTAGCACAGCGAGCAATCCTTCAAGCAACGTTTTTTGCAGCTCGCTAATTTGTTGGCGAATGCTCGGTGCAAAACTGGCGCTCACCCGCATAGCGTAGCCCGTGGATTCACTACTGCCGTTGTAGGCATCGACCGCCTTTTGCAGCTGGTCGCCAAACTCCACGACATCACCGCCTTTCATAATAGAAGCGCCTATGGGTACTGAACTGTAGAACGACGTTTTGTCGTCCACACGTTCACCAAACCGCTCAAAACGACTCTGAACATTCTGTACTTCTCCGGTCAGAGGGTTCTGCGCCTGTTCTATGGGCGATATGATTGAAGCGTCCTTAATGAGACTCAGTTTTTGGTCTCGTATAAAGGCTGCGGCGCGCGTTGCGGCCGCGACAAGCTCTGGCTCTGGTAGTGCCGCGTTATTTTTTGAGAAGAACGACACAACCGCATCATCTCCCCGTTCGGTAAATCCAAATTGGGCGGCCTGAAACTTCACGTTCGCTCCAGCCGGAAGAATTTTTTGTTCGACCATAGCGTTCTGCAAAGCGCGGCTCCTATTTGCAGCATCGGTTTTTTCCTCGTACTGCACTATCACCGTTGCGAAGTTTCCGAGGCTATTGGTCTGGACCGTTTTCACGTCATTTTGTTTCATGAGGTATTCGCTAACAGGCCTCGCAAGTTCGCGGTCTACCTTACTAGCATCATTCACAAAATAGGTCGCCTGCCCTATGGCGTAGGGAATGTTGATGGGCGGGAAACCTTCGCGCTTAAGTAGTGTTGAGTAGCTTAGCACGCCAAATCCGGCAATTATGAGCGCCAAAAACGCTGTCAGGCGAGGACGACTAAAGAAAAATAACGCAAACCGTTGCAATGGTCTCAGGCTTTGCGCTGCACTCGATTTTTTAGAACGCACAGCGCTCACTTTTTTCTGCACCACTATAAAATCCTCCTCTTTTCTACTATTGTACAGAGGTTAATCAAGAAAAACCACCGCGGTTTTCAGATGCATTAAGGCTTCAGCAGGCCAATGATGACCGCCATAACCAGTATGGTCGCAAGTTCGTTTCCAAAAGTGAGCAGCGTCAGTTTACTCGGACGTGCCTCAAACAAATCGTGTGTGAGTATACGTGCAGCCGTAAAGCCCAGCCACACCCAAAACGCCGTTTGCAAAGCACTCGAGAGGAAACTTCCGCCGAAAAAGTGATTGCTCAGATACGTCACGTGCGCAAGCACGTAGGCTGTTGCTAGCGAAGCTAGAAATGCTAGTCCCATGAGCTTCGTCATGTCGGCCGAGCTCATTTTTTTGTCTAAGTCGACATGCGCAAGCTTTGCCCATTTACTCCCAAAGACACCCTTTGCATACCAAATGCTGCCCACTACCATGCTTGATGCTCCTGCAAGTAATACCGCAAGATAATTTACCTGTACTTCCATGCAACCTCCTTTTACATATTTCAGTATGTCATAAACTTCAAAAAAGAATGTAAGCAAAGTTACAGGCTGCACCTCGTTGTGGAGGTATAATTGAGCATACACTAAACAAGGAGGTACTCATGAGTTTATTCGACGATATCAAGGCCAAGGCTGACATAAATGGCGACGGCAAAATTACGGCCGCCGACCTAGAAGGCCTAAAAGACGGCGTCAATAACGGCACACTCGACCAGTTAAAAGCCAAAGCAGACGGAAACGGTGATGGCAAACTTGACCTGAGTGATTTGAAAGACCTCGGTGGCAACGCCGGTGGATTGCTAAGTGGCCTCAAGGATAAATTGTTCAAGTAAGCAGTTCTTTGGCGTTCGGATAGCTGTTGTAGCCTTTGTGGCTCATGCTGCGGCAGTAAGCGCCAGTGTCGTATATGGCGACCGTGTCGCCAATGTTCGCGCGGCGCAGCTCGCGTGATTCAATTCCTTCTGGGTCACCCAGTGCTGGCGTCAGTATATCGCCCGTTTCGCAGTTGTGCCCCACCACCACATACTCCTGCTTTTCTGTCGCATCATTCAGAACGGCTATGGTGTGTTGCGCTCCGTACATCCCTGGCCGCGCAAAATCATTCATGCCGGTGTTGAGCCTAAGGAACGTATGACCGTCTGCCCCCGTGTCTACTACGTCAACAACACTGGCCAGTAGCACACCGGCGTGGCCGACCAGCCATGTTCCCGGCTCTATTTCTAGGCGCAGTTTTCGTCCCGTTTTGTCTGCGAACCTCTGTAAAAGTTGGGCAAATTTCACCCCGACTGCTGCCATGTCAGTTTCGTGTTCGTCGCCGTAGCGGTGTATTTTATACCCGCCTCCCATGTCAAGGCTTGTCACATCTGGCATGGTTTC encodes:
- a CDS encoding DUF937 domain-containing protein is translated as MDIKQVLLEQLSGAAAEKLGSRNGLDGNSTNSAMDSALTAILSGLQQEAGSSKGAKKLDTALAKDHNGSILDDLAGAVGSDSTKLDGGKILEHIFGKNTGKVTDSVAQNSGVSGAAASDILTTLAPIVLGQLGKQKQSDGLDVGGLVNILLGQKSGKGDAGIGDAVSGLFNKKNAGLLALLLGFLKLFLRKK
- a CDS encoding excalibur calcium-binding domain-containing protein, whose translation is MSEHKLKKTEKVDKTDYSADTTDARVLKERNAYEHPGFFLRGAVWIVSRFPLTRHKYQNWTTSRTIIVGWLLWLIVLPIIPIVAAVIWYVRDPEGFKKSPWAKALLGLAVAWAGYAGVILTNPSQANVNGKYSPLQTQPNGEVAGKADPLNTPSAEAKQKVAAQKESKDSGGRKFENCTAAFEAGVFNIKRSNASYEPRLDRDSDGIACEK
- a CDS encoding efflux RND transporter permease subunit, with product MVQKKVSAVRSKKSSAAQSLRPLQRFALFFFSRPRLTAFLALIIAGFGVLSYSTLLKREGFPPINIPYAIGQATYFVNDASKVDRELARPVSEYLMKQNDVKTVQTNSLGNFATVIVQYEEKTDAANRSRALQNAMVEQKILPAGANVKFQAAQFGFTERGDDAVVSFFSKNNAALPEPELVAAATRAAAFIRDQKLSLIKDASIISPIEQAQNPLTGEVQNVQSRFERFGERVDDKTSFYSSVPIGASIMKGGDVVEFGDQLQKAVDAYNGSSESTGYAMRVSASFAPSIRQQISELQKTLLEGLLAVLVIGSIVIAVRASVITVLSMVTVIFATLGVLELIGYTLNTISLFALILSLSLIVDDTIIVVEALDAQRKRKNDARDIVKTAIGKVGRAMIAATSTAALSFAPLLFVGGILGGFIRVMPITIISALLISLLVALVFIPFYARFIMLGKKHVGAKAEHELAADFEARVARWLAAPMLWAQHSKRKLFGVGLAAIVLSFVFIGAGGYLFQKVTFNIFPPSKDTNQIATTLRFPTGTTIARAEVINDAAMQKIKTVLGEDFVSGANYGIANAQSAQFFIDLKDYNKRKTTAPQYIDRLKAEFKDFKEAQFSVTTIDAGPPASDFTARVSADANRPAAEKLASDIAAYLRAADIRRIDDSKIKFETVLVDNADVLTRADSKAFIGITAKFVDTDTTALVTATQKAVEDTFTTEKVAGYGLPKDAVSFNFGQESENQDSFKTLAIAFPAVLLVIYLVLSVQFRSLLQPLLIFMAIPFSLFGITLGLWLTDNAFSFFAMLGFFALIGLSIKNTILLTDYANQSRRAGMNPVEAAHEALAERFRPLVATSLTAIVSIIPLALTSPFWQGLAVVLMFGLLSSTLMVVTVFPYYYLAGEFLRGVFRRRVSVPLKRRLRRA
- a CDS encoding DUF1761 domain-containing protein; the protein is MEVQVNYLAVLLAGASSMVVGSIWYAKGVFGSKWAKLAHVDLDKKMSSADMTKLMGLAFLASLATAYVLAHVTYLSNHFFGGSFLSSALQTAFWVWLGFTAARILTHDLFEARPSKLTLLTFGNELATILVMAVIIGLLKP